From Triticum urartu cultivar G1812 chromosome 2, Tu2.1, whole genome shotgun sequence, a single genomic window includes:
- the LOC125536288 gene encoding F-box only protein 13-like, translated as MAAAVASSGGRKRKCEELSAPELGQLHEDMLERVLARLPPASFFRLRGVCRRWREAAGSPAFLAACARVPARDPWFLMLSDQQEEEEPRPPCPAVAFDAAEKTWAQCRAAPGPVPVAAAGGLVLYRAPETGALTVANPLSGVSRALPPPPPAATDALYAVAMYGSPYRVVLILGELPHLSMAVFDSSKNAWEDAVPLSRKTEASPADTRAPHDDDDIDEDMDGDGDGAVYYLSKSGDVMVSSTQRSASRQYSSAVTCRSDGGEAVAYFLSHSGAVVACDLARRVFAELPRILPVHFEYSIDVVACGGRAYVVVLSEYLDTASLRLWEFSDGAWRHVAAMPPAMSHALYGKKADVNCVGHGGRVMVCVSSGDAGANGCFMCDVGNNAWEELPRCAGGDGEAMDFVAAFSFEPRMEAAV; from the coding sequence atggcggcggcggtggcttcGAGCGGCGGTAGGAAGCGCAAGTGCGAGGAGCTGTCTGCGCCTGAGCTTGGGCAGCTCCACGAGGACATGCTCGAGCGCGTCCTCGCGCGCCTCCCGCCCGCCAGCTTCTTCCGCCTCCGCGGCGTGTGCCGGCGCTGGCGCGAGGCCGCGGGGTCGCCTGCCTTCCTCGCCGCCTGCGCGCGCGTCCCCGCCCGGGACCCCTGGTTCCTCATGCTGTCCGACcaacaggaggaggaggagccgcgCCCTCCCTGCCCCGCCGTCGCGTTCGACGCCGCCGAGAAGACCTGGGCGCAGTGCCGTGCCGCCCCTGGCCCCGTGCCGGTGGCCGCGGCGGGCGGGCTCGTGCTCTACCGCGCGCCTGAAACCGGCGCGCTCACCGTGGCCAACCCGCTCAGCGGCGTCTCCCGGGcgctcccgccgccgcctccggccgcaaCAGACGCGCTCTACGCCGTGGCCATGTACGGATCACCCTACCGCGTGGTCCTCATCCTGGGCGAGCTTCCGCACCTGTCCATGGCGGTGTTCGACTCCTCCAAGAACGCGTGGGAGGACGCCGTGCCTCTGTCGCGCAAGACAGAGGCCTCGCCCGCGGACACGCGAGCGCCGCACGACGACGACGACATTGACGAGGACAtggacggcgacggcgacggcgcggTCTATTACCTGAGCAAGTCCGGCGACGTGATGGTGTCGAGCACGCAGCGCAGCGCGTCGAGGCAGTACTCGTCGGCCGTGACGTGCCGCAGCGACGGCGGCGAGGCCGTGGCCTACTTCCTGAGCCACTCGGGCGCGGTGGTGGCGTGCGACCTGGCGCGCCGCGTGTTCGCCGAGCTCCCGCGGATCCTGCCGGTGCACTTCGAGTACTCGATCGACGTGGTGGCGTGCGGCGGCCGGGCCTACGTGGTGGTCCTCTCGGAGTACCTGGACACGGCGAGCCTGCGCCTCTGGGAGTTCTCGGACGGCGCGTGGCGGCATGTGGCCGCGATGCCCCCGGCCATGTCGCACGCCCTGTACGGCAAGAAGGCGGACGTGAACTGCGTGGGGCACGGCGGGCGCGTGATGGTGTGCGTGAGCTCCGGCGACGCGGGCGCCAACGGGTGCTTCATGTGCGACGTGGGGAACAACGCGTGGGAGGAGCTGCCGCGGTGcgccggcggcgacggcgaggccatggacttcgtggcCGCCTTCTCCTTCGAGCCGAGAATGGAGGCCGCCGTCTGA
- the LOC125536289 gene encoding alanine aminotransferase 2-like — MRRFLTDRARRAVAASLRGATRAASPSPAPAPAAALSRPSPSAMAAYMARAMSTSAAGTPPVSLDTINPKVLEFKYAVRGEIVTHAQNLEQELHKNPESLPFDEILYCNIGNPHSLGQQPVTFFREVLSLCDHPALLDKSETHALYSSDAIERAWQILEKIPGRATGAYSHSQGVKGLRDEIAAGIAARDGFHASGDNIFLTDGASPAVHMMMQLLIRSEKDGILCPLPQYPLYSASIALHGGSFVPYFLDEETGWGLEVDELKKQVDEARSKGITVRALVVINPGNPTGQVLAEENQKKIVEFCKNEGLVLLADEVYQENIYVEDKQFHSFKKIARSMGYTDDDLPLVSFQSVSKGYYGECGKRGGYMEVTGFNADVREQIYKVASVNLCSNISGQILSSLIMNPPKVGDESYESFMVERDGIISSLARRAKALEEAFNSLEGITCNKAEGAMYLFPRLHLPQKAIGAAQAAGAAPDAYYALRLLQATGIVVVPGSGFGQAPGTYHFRCTILPQEDKIPAIISRFKEFHEKFMDEFRDVSRDEAPTGTTIESGGD; from the exons ATGCGCCGCTTCCTCACCGACAGGGCGCGCCGCGCGGTGGCCGCTTCCCTGCGCGGCGCCACCAGAGCAGCCTCGCCGTCTCCGGCTCCGGCTCCGGCCGCGGCGCTGTCTCGACCTTCCCCTTCGGCGATGGCTGCCTACATGGCGAGGGCCATGTCCACTTCGGCCGCCGGTACGCCGCCAGTGTCACTCGACACCATCAACCCCAAG GTCTTGGAGTTCAAATATGCTGTTCGTGGAGAGATTGTTACACATGCTCAG AACTTAGAACAAGAGTTACACAAAAATCCAGAATCGCTTCCTTTTGATGAG ATACTCTATTGTAACATTGGAAATCCTCATTCCCTTGGTCAACAACCTGTTACATTTTTCAGAGAA GTCCTCTCTTTATGTGATCATCCAGCTCTCTTGGACAAAAGTGAAACTCATGCTCTATACAG TTCAGATGCTATAGAGAGAGCATGGCAAATTCTAGAGAAGATCCCAGGAAGAGCGACAGGAGCATATAGCCACAGTCAG GGTGTGAAAGGTTTGCGTGATGAAATTGCTGCTGGTATTGCTGCCCGTGATGGTTTCCATGCTAGTGGAGATAACATCTTCCTTACAGATGGGGCAAGCCCAGCA GTCCACATGATGATGCAGCTACTGATAAGGTCTGAGAAGGATGGCATTCTCTGCCCTCTTCCACAATACCCGCTGTATTCTGCATCAATTGCCCTTCATGGTGGTTCTTTT GTTCCTTATTTCCTTGATGAAGAGACAGGGTGGGGGCTAGAGGTTGACGAGCTTAAAAAACAAGTAGATGAGGCTCGATCTAAGGGTATCACTGTCAGAGCGCTCGTGGTCATAAATCCGGGAAACCCAACTGGACAG GTTCTTGCGGAGGAAAACCAAAAGAAAATTGTTGAATTCTGCAAGAACGAAGGACTTGTTCTTCTTGCAGATGAG GTTTACCAAGAAAACATATATGTTGAGGATAAGCAGTTCCACTCTTTCAAAAAGATTGCACGGTCAATGGGATACACCGATGATGATCTTCCTTTGGTATCGTTCCAGTCAGTTTCGAAAG GTTACTATGGAGAATGTGGTAAACGAGGAGGCTACATGGAAGTAACTGGATTTAATGCCGATGTAAGAGAACAGATTTACAAGGTGGCATCAGTGAATCTTTGTTCCAATATCTCTGGCCAAATTCTCTCTAGCCTCATAATGAACCCACCCAAG GTAGGGGATGAATCCTATGAATCCTTCATGGTAGAGAGAGATGGTATTATTTCATCGCTAGCTCGGCGTGCAAAG GCCTTGGAAGAAGCATTCAACAGTTTAGAAGGCATCACCTGCAACAAAGCTGAGGGTGCAATGTATTTGTTCCCTCGCCTTCATTTACCCCAGAAGGCGATTGGTGCTGCCCAAGCAGCTGGTGCTGCCCCAGATGCATACTATGCTCTCCGCCTTCTTCAAGCGACTGGAATTGTCGTTGTTCCTGGATCTGGATTTGGTCAG GCTCCTGGAACATATCACTTCAGATGCACGATCTTGCCTCAGGAGGACAAAATCCCTGCAATCATATCCAGATTCAAGGAATTCCATGAGAAATTCATGGACGAATTCCGTGATGTTAGCCGTGATGAAGCGCCCACCGGCACTACGATTGAAAGCGGAGGAGATTAA